AATTTCAAGTGGGCAATCTGTTGGCCATTATTTCAGAAGGTGAGGTAGGCAGTCCCATTTAACTTCCTAATCCTTGAAATGGACCTCTAAAGCAATAGCATGTGATCCCTTATCCTTCAGTGGACCACATCATTTTCCCTTCAAAATCCATTGATTGAGGGAATTAGTTGGCACTTGACATAGGCCCttaacaactatatatacactACTTCTCAAGCAGCAGAAGTCATTGGCATTCTGAATTAACAGAATTCAACTATTTCTTTCTCATACAAGCCCTATAACAtcagtatatattttttttctgtgtAGAGCAGTTAAAAACAATGGGTTTCCGCATATCAAGTATTATCAGAAGAGCATCGTTTTCTACAAATCAAGCATCTTCCAAGGGATTTGAGGTCCCAAAAGGCTACCTTGCAGTCTATGTTGGAGATAAAATGAGACGGTTCGTGATTCCCGTATCACACTTGAACCAACCTTCATTTCAAGAGTTACTACATCAAGCAGAAGAAGAGTTTGGATATGACCATCCAACAGGCGGTCTTACAATTCCATGCAGGGAGGATGAGTTCCTAAACCTCATGGCACAGATGAATGAATGAGCTCTAAATCATGCCAGCAGAGAGTGAGATAGATTAGTTGAGGCAAATTTGTACAGAATACATTTTATTCTATTATGAagatttttcattttgtttcttCCATGTATCATTCCTTATGGAAGTAAACAAATTTTACCTGAATGAGAATACATGAAATTGTTTTAACACTTTCCAAGTCTCAATTAGTTTGATAAAGAAGTATCATTATCGAATTTCAgttgatatatatattatgCTAACAGGTAATAGGCTTTTAATGAATGCAAAAATATCAACACAATCAAATAGAACAGCACTGTACTAAAATGCAGAAACATTATAGAACTAGTTTGCAgactaaaaattcaaaataaaaatttatagaGAACAAAAtagatgaaagaaaataaaatgatttcAAGATTGGAAAATGAACATTCAAATCAAATTGAACAAGAACAAGACTTTTGGAGGCTCACTTACCAGACTGAGCTTTCTAGAAATGATGTGCATTTGAAGATCCAAACGGAAATTGCAAATTGCCCAAATTCACGAACCCTAATTTGAGCCTGAAGATGAAAGAGGATAAGCAAGGAGCATGATATAGAGGATAAGCGAGTGGTTCAATTTAGGAGTGAAACAGAGAGAGAAGCTCAAACATgtaaaagagagagagagatgcaaTTATAATTGCCAGAAACAAAAACATTTTCTGGCGGTTTTACGTGACACTACAAAGGTAATGCCACTAAAATGACAATTTTTTGTAGTAATCAGATTTTTATGCTGAAGGCAAATACACATTTTCTCACCCTAACAAGCTCAGAGGCCAAAGTGGAAAATACACTCAACACACAGATAAGATTTTTTCCCAAATTTCAATGAATTTATATGACTGGTTTTTGGTTGAAGGACTGGCACTTTCTTGCACATGCtccacttaattttttttaattccaaaatTAAGAGGCATCAGGCAAAGGCTACCATATTATCCTAAGTCTTGCATAGTTTCAGACTTTTTAATCCTTATAGAAATTTTGTGATAAAGAACAATAGTATTAAATTTCCAACATCATATCTAAatttttcagaaaaaataaGATGTATATAGAAATCCATTGAAATTAGACAAGAAAGTTTAATATATCTGTTCATAAATATCTCAGTTCAATGGATTTTTCCACTTACAAAAGAATGATGTAAAGAAAATTGAAAGTGCCTGCTGTACAATTAGTCTCAGCTAATCTATGTAAGTATCCTTCAGTATGATCTAACATTCAATTCAAGCGAGAAGTGAGGTCTAAGAAAGCATCTTCCTTGCAAGGAATTGTGAGACCACCCATTGGATGATCATATCCATATTTGTCTTCAGCTTGGCTTAGTAATTCTTGAAATGAAGGTTGATTCAAGTATGAAATCGGGATCACGAACCGCTTCATCTTCTCTCCAACATAGACTGCAAGATAGCCTTTAGGGACTCCAACAGCCTCGGAAGCTGCTTCGGTTGCAGAAAATGATAACCTTCTAATACCAGGTAAGCGGAAACCCATTGTTATGACTTTTGAGTTGCAACACAGCAAAAACAATACAACAAGGATAGAAGCTTGTGTGTAATATTTGATTTCTTATTTTGTGAGTGGCTTATATTGCTTTAGAATGCCAAGATgagtatatatagatagatatacaAGTCTATGTGGAAATTCTGTGCTGAATTGAATAATGGGGTCTAGTGGGAGTGGGAGGCAAAGGCCAATGAGATGTCACATGCTATTGTCTTCATGGTGTTTATCAAGGAGTATTTGGGATTAGAGAACTCATACCAACTTATCTGGCCCTTCAGAAGATATCTGGCCCTTCAGAAAGAGACTTTACATCCAAGGGGCTAATAATTTCATAGCTGATGTAATGGCCTTGTTCTAAACAAGTCAAAACATATCACATGGTTTCTTCATATTGATAAATTGTGTTCTCTGATATATAAACCATCAACTCTAACTGATAGCTACTAATGGAATTGGAGGCCAGGGAAGACCACATTTTGAATAACATCCTCTGTCCCTACCTAATATTACTATTAATTGCACTAGGAAGCCATGAGGGTCCCAGAATTTCCAACCACTTCACTGATCACTAAAAtagttaaggaaaaaaaaaacttttgtgaagGAGTTATGTGTAGAACAGTTTCTCCCTCCCAAATAATAAAAGTAATGCAATGTATATCCACAAACTGTGTTATCACAACCAAGAAACATGTCTAGAGCATGTTAGAAAAAAATATGGAGCACCAGTTAATGCATGAACAAACATTAGGTTGCACTTGATTTACGTGCTGTATGGATGCAAGTGGATGCTCTATGTTGGCCATTGTTTAACAAGGTGGTGTACACTTCAACAATAATTTCTATTGGAATTGGGTTTCCAAAGAACCTCTCAAAACTATAAATACACTTATGTACTATCCATACTTCACAGCCAACAATAGTCATTGACATCCTCAAGTatttagaaagaaagaaaaaacttgTGTTTCAAATCTTTTCTTCCTTCTCGTTCCTTCAAACAAGAACAAAAATGGGTTTTCGTTTACTTGCTATTCGACGAGCATCATTCACTTCTAGCCAAGCAGCTTCAAAATCTGTTAAAGTTTCGAAGGGCTATCTTGCAGTGTATGTTGGAGAAGAACAGAAGAGGTTTGTAATCCCTGTATCATACTTGAACCAACCTTCATTTCAAGAATTGCTGAGTCAAGCTGAGGACGAGTTTGGATATGATCATCCCATGGGTGGCCTCACAATTCCTTGCAGCGAAGATGTCTTCCAACAGATAACTACTCACTTGAATGGGCTCTAAATCTCACACTAAGGGAAACTGACATAGTGATTAGTAGAGACGATTTTGTACAATAGTCATTTTCTTATAACTTGTAAATATTACCCATTTTCATGGGAAATGGAAAAAACATTACTATTAGAATGACAAATTGATAAACAGATTTGGTCCTCTATTTTTTGGTTTAATTACAATGAATTCAGATACCAATTGTTTCTGCATATCAATTACAATATTCACTTCTTCCTTAAATTAGGACCCTGTGCATTAGTAGTAAAGCTTCTttctgttcaaaaaaaagttgttaGTCACACTTGATTCCCAAGCAGAAACGAATTACTATAAGTGATTCACAACTTCAGCATCAGTTTATAGGGTAAGGGATTAAAAACTTTTAAATTTCATGCAGAGGTCtgtaaaattataattattggtCCCAATCATACATAAGATGCCGCCCCAGTCAACTTCCAACACAGGTGACAATGGACTTAAAATCAAGGTTTAATAATTTCCATGAATTTCAATGGATGAAATCTATAGCTAAAGAAATATCTCATTCCTGTGACGTGTGGTTTATCTCCACCAGTAGATTTTCTTATTTCTCTTCTGAAGATTTAGCCAagcaataaataaaattttgaaagTTCAATTATGCTTCAGGCCAACTACAGTCTACAGATTTTTTATCCTTACAAGCTCATTGGTAAAAGTGAAAAATCCACAGATTAGATTTTTGTGTTGTTGCTGAATTGAATGGTTGGATGAGGGCTGTTGTTTAACGGGGCCTAGTGGGAGTTAGGGCCAATAAGATGTCACATGCTATTGTCTTCATGGTTTTTATCAGGATTACTTGAGATTTGAGCCTCATGCCAACTTATTTGGACCTTCAGAAAGAGACTTTACAGCCAAGGGGCTAATAATAATTGCATAGCTGATATAATGTAATGGTCTTCTTTCAAACAATGCAAAACATATCACATGCTTCTACCAGCTCTTGAAATCAGGTCTACCATGAAATCCACCTGATACCAACTAATGGAATTGGAGTCGAGGGAAGACCacattttgtgaaaatatccTATGTACTAACTACTGTTACTTGCAACTTGGACCCAGAATTGAGCCAACCACTTCACTACTCACtaaaacagtaaaaaaaaagttatccaCTGTAAAGAGACAATGTGTAGATCAGTCACTCCCTCCCTGTAATTAAAGTAATGCACTGAGATATAAGGCAATCTTTAAGAGATTGGCTAAATAACTATAGGCTAATAATTAAAGAAAGTTTGAAACTTATGGGAACACAAGTCTATTCCGGTGTTCAGCGAGAACTGAACATTATAAAGATCTCCTTGAGTAGTTTAATTCATTGTCAATACAACAAAAACATAAACTCTATAGACTTACCATTCTGATTAGTCTTTTTTAAACATTTCAAGAGAAAGGGGATCTTTACAAATTGAGAAGATTTCTAAAGTACAAAACTGTCACTACTAATCTGTGTCAATCTCCTGCAGTGTGAAATTTCAGACTTATAACCTATTAAGGTGAGAAGTCATATGTTCGAATACATCTTCCCTGCAAGGAATCATGAGACCACCCATTGGATGATCATATCCAAACTATTCCTCTGACTCAGCAAGTCTTGAAATGAAGGTTGGTTTAAGTATGATATAGGGATCACACCGCTTCTGTTTTTCTCCAACATACACTGCAAGATAGCCCTTTGGCACGtccaaagcttttgaagatgcTCTGTTTGAAGTAAATAGTGCCTTTTTGATACCGGTTAAACGAAAACCCATTGTTGTATAGACTTACCATTCTGATTAGTCTTTTTTAAACATTTCAAGAGAAAGGGGATCTTTACAAATTGAGAAGATTTCTAAAGTACAAAACTGTCACTACTAATCTGTGTCAATCTCCTGCAGTGTGAAATTTCAGACTTATAACCTATTAAGGTGAGAAGTCATATGTTCGAATACATCTTCCCTGCAAGGAATCATGAGACCACCCATTGGATGATCATATCCAAACTATTCCTCTGACTCAGCAAGTCTTGAAATGAAGGTTGGTTTAAGTATGATATAGGGATCACACCGCTTCTGTTTTTCTCCAACATACACTGCAAGATAGCCCTTTGGCACGtccaaagcttttgaagatgcTCTGTTTGAAGTAAATAGTGCCTTTTTGATACCGGTTAAACGAAAACCCATTGttgtatattttaaaattagagAGGAGAATGGTCTAAAGAAGACTTATAAATAAGAACCAAGTGTTTGAAAGTTGAATGTTTTTTTGCTTGTGTTGGTTCTAAATGCTCACAGGAAGTCACAGACATGAATATATATAGATCAAATATGTGAAGAAACCATTGGCAACTTGAACTATTGGTGGACTCTGGTATCAAGATATGGGCCATATGACCAGCTGGGAGTGAAGGTCATATAAAGGGTCACATGGTATTGTCTTAGAGGACTTTCTCAAGTACATATAAAGGGTCACATGGTATTGTCTTAGAGGACTTTCTCAAGTACCAAAGTAGCATACTGAAATGGAAAATACAAGTACCACTTAATAGACCAAGAGCCAGCAGAGTACCTCACCTTAAATAAATCAGATGTTCGTATGCCAGAGACTGTCTAATGGGAACATGCTGATACTTAATAATTAGCAAGGCAAGGGACCAAGAGTTCATGTGTGCATTTTTTCACGAGGTGTTGTTGCTTGGAATTTGTCGTACACAAAAATGTGGTTCATAGTAGCTCATGATCATGTGTTCAATATTGGTTATCTTCTTATCTCCAAGCGCTGTTTCAGGACCATCAATCAGGTCCTGCTCAAGCTGTACTAGTTGCACACTATCACTTTGATATTAGTTAGTAGATATATATTAGTAGCATGTCCATCTAAAGAAACATGTGATATGTCTAAAGCATGTCTACCATTAGATTAATTATACAAACTGTATGAACAAACAATAGGTTTCACTTGTCCATTGTATTTAATTTCAAGTGGGCAATCTGTTGGCCATTATCTCATAAGGTGAGGTAGGCACTCCCACTTAACTTCCTAATCCTTGAAAGAGACCTCTAAGACAATAGCATGTGATCCTTGTCCTTCATTGGACCACATCATTTCCCTTCAAAATCTATAGATTGAGTAATTAGTTGGCAGAGGCCCTTAGCAACTATATATACACTACTTCTCAAGCAACACAAGTCATCAGCATCTTGATTCTTGAGTTATCAGAATTCAAATATTCCTTTCTCATACTAGTCCTCTGACATCAGTATACTGTTTTCTGTGtagagaaataaaaaaacaatggGTTTCCACAAGTTTCTTAGAAGAGCATCATTTTCTAAAACTCAAGCATCGTCCAAGGGATTAGAGGTTCCAAAAAGCCATCTTGCAGTCTATGTTGGAGATGAAATGAGGCGGTTTGTGATTCCAGTATCATACTTGAACCAACCTTCTTTTCAAGAGTTACTGcatcaagcagaagaagaattTGGATATGATCATCCAACAGGTGGTCTCACAATTCTATGCAGGGAGGATGAGTTCTTAAACCTCATCTCTCAGTTGAATGAGCTGTAAATCATGCCAACAGAGAGGGAGATAGATTAATTGAGGCAAATTTGTACAGAATACATTTTTCTTCTATTATGAAgattttccattttttcttcCGTGTATCATTTCTACAGAAGTAAAAAAATGACATCTACTGACATGAATGAGAATACAAGCAATTGCTAGAAATCTTTCAGATTTTTCCAAGTCTCAACAAATTCCAATATATAAAGAAGTATGATTATCAAATTTCAGAGGATATATACCAGGCTATATGCTTTTAATAGGATTAAGGGAATTAATTATTTTGCAGATATAAACCAAACTTGATAATGGTCATCATCACCGTTTCCCTACTGTATTCCATTGTGTCCTTGAGCCATACGTGGAAGTACATAAAACACATTTGTCCAATTGTTACTAGGTTCTTCTATAATCTTAAAATTCGGGTTAACTCTACCTCAAAAGATATTAGAGGTGAGGGTTCTATCCTCTCAAACAGATATATGAGAACAAAACAGATATATCTAGCATGATATATGATCTAAATTATCCATTTCCTTACAATATGTCAGCCAGATGTCACTTACCAGCTCAATATCAGCATTAATTTGTGTATCAAAATGAAGAAAACATGTCTCAGCATTAATCTGTGCTATCAAGAATCAACaaacctctgattgttgttgagAAGAACACTGGATATACAGCATGTGAGGTGGATTCTGCCATGACCAGAGGTAACTGTTTTGaacaataaaaattcatttttgaTCAAAGAAATTCACTGGTTCATCATGAAGTCTTTGCCAGGAATAAGgagtttttcttttaattggGTGAATGATTTGAAATTTTGTTTGATCTGGGTGGATCTTGGAGATGTTTACAAGGTGTTTAGAAAAATGCTCTAGAGATAATTGATTCTTTATGTTTTTACTCTTAACCTTGGACCTGCTTAAAAGGTGTTTATAAAAATGCTCCACATATAGGAATTAATAAAACTGGAGGTATGCATACTGTACAATTGATCAGTAAATTCGGCCTCCATTGGAATAAGTCCAGTAATGAGAACTGTTAAAGAAGAAATGGAGGAAGATGAGAGAAATCAAGGAATCAATATTATCATTATGACTTTTTCATCTGAAAGAACTAATAGGAGTCATTCAGTGAAAATGTGAAATCattataatttttcattttcccttAACCTGTGTGATTATATAATAATCATTCAACAGTAGCAGTAGAGGAGCAAAAGGGGAGAAACATAGAAAATAGTATGGAAGCTTTGACtgtctatatatataattaataggaAAATATAAGATGTAATATAAATTCATTGAAATTTGACCAAAAGTCACATCTCTGTTTATAACTACATCAGTTCAATGGCATTTTCCATTTacgaaagaaagataaaaagaaaaatgaatgtgCCTTCTGTAAAGTTGGCCTCAGCTAATCTATGTCAGTCTCCTTAGGTATGATCTATCTTTCAATTTAAGCGTGAAGTGAGGCCTAAGAAAGCATCTTCTTTGCAAGGAATTGTGAGACCACCCATTGGATGATCATATCCGTATTTTTCTTCAGCTTGGCTTAATAGTTCTTGAAATGAAGGTTGATTCAGGTATGAAATGGGGATCACAAACCGTTTCATTTTCTCTGCAACATAGACTGCAAGATAGCCTTTTGGGACTCCAACAGCCTTGGAAGCTACCCTTCTAATACCAGGTAAGAGGAAGCCCATTGTTATGAGTGACACACGAAGAGCAATACAACTAAAGCAGTAGCTTGTGTGTGAAAGAAATATTTGAATTTGTATTTTGTGAGTGACTTGTATTGCTTGAGAATGCCAAGATGAGTgagtatatatagatagatatacaAGTCTATGTGGAAGCAACTCTCTGCAGAATTAAATGGTTGGAAGAGTGTTGTTTAATGGAGTCTAGTGGGAGGCAAGGGCCAAGAAGATGTCACATGCTAATGTCTTCATGGTTTTGTGAAGGATTACTTGATATTTGAGAACTCAGACCAACTTATCTGCCCCTTCAGAAAGAGACTTTTCAGCCAATGGGCTAATACTTGCATAGCTGGTGTAATGACCTTGTTCTAAACAAGTCAGAACATATCACATGGGTTCTTCAAATTGATAAACTACCTGTTCTCGGAATCTGATATATAAGCCATCAAATCTAACTGATAGATACTAATGGAATTGGAGGCCAGGGAAGATCACATTTTGAACAACATCCTATGTCCCTACCTAATATTACTATTAATTGCACTTGGAAGCCATGATGGTCCCAGAAGAATAGCCAACCACTTCTGTGATCACAAAAACAGTAAAATGTTTTGTCTATTGTAAAGGAGTTATGTGGAGATCAGTGGTTCCCTCCCCATAATAGAAGTAATGCACTGTATATCCACAAGCTTCAGCAATGGTCTATGTTCTATAGCTATCCATTTTCTAGCTGTGTTATcacaaagaagaaaacatgTCTAGAGCATGTTAGCAAAAATATGGAATACCAGTTAATGCATGAACTAACATTAGGTTGGACTTGATTTACGTGTCATATAGATGCAAGTTCATGCTTCTATATTGGTCATTGTTTAACAAGGTGGGGTACACTATGACACATACCACCAGATATACCATTGGTCCTAATACTAAGCATCCTTCAGCAATAATTTATCTTGGAATTGGGTTTCCAAAGAACCTCAAAACTATAAATACACTTCATCTTGCCTTCACAGACAACACAAGTCATTGGCATCCTCAAGTATTTAGATAAAACTTATATCTCAAATCTTTACTTTGTTCTCCTTCCTTCAAACAAGAACAAAAATGGGTTTCCGTTTACCTGCTATTCGACGAGCATCATTCACTCCTAGCCAAGCAGCTTCAAAATCTGTTAAAGTGCCAAAGGGCTATCTTGCGGTGTATGTTGGTGAAAAACAAAAGCGGTTTGTGATCCCTATATCATACTTGAACCAACCTTCATTTCAAGACTTGCTGAGTCAAGCTGAGGATGAGTTTGGATATGATCATCCCACGGGTGGCCTCACAATTCCTTGTAGTGAAGATGTCTTCCAACAGACAACTGCTCACTTGAATGGGCTCTAAATCACACACTGCAGGAGACACAATTAGTAGACACAATTTTGTACAATAGGCATTTGCTTGTAACTTGTAAATATTGCCCACTTTCATgggaaatagaaaataaaaatcctGTCTGAATGACAAATTGATAAACAGATTTGGTCCAATATTTTTTGGCTACTATGAATTCAGTTACCAATTGTTTCTGTATATCACTTacaatcttctatatatatatatgtaaagcacacttgagttttagcattaaatacataagcaaaactcaAATGTTGCATTATATTAAAAGCATTGTAATAAACCATTATAATTTtctttgaaataaatatattaatcaataaaataaaaaactgaaaatttgtATTcctaaaaaactattcaactacttacattaaataaaaaaatccataaactaattaaacatttacttgaatattaaatttcaaaaatattaaaaattaaagtcaataataaaataatttttattaacaaataatttggaaaaaatagttttaaaataatttttatttatttatatgtaaAGGAAATTTGAGTATTACATTAAATGTATGAAACCATAAAACTCTCATTCCTTTGTATTAAAACACATTcggaaataatattttttcttagtagaaaatatattacaaaataattgaaaaaaaatgtatattaaaaaactattcaactaattacattaaataacaacatgaatcaacttaaaattgactttaaaaaactaagattttcttaattttccattgaaaaatattaaaaattaaattttttaaatgaaataattttttaataaatatttagataaaatagtttcaaaattaaaaaatgcttCTAAAGGGTATTTAATATgaactataacatatatgtgaattatcaa
This portion of the Lotus japonicus ecotype B-129 chromosome 3, LjGifu_v1.2 genome encodes:
- the LOC130747572 gene encoding auxin-induced protein X10A-like, whose translation is MGFRLPGIRRLSFSATEAASEAVGVPKGYLAVYVGEKMKRFVIPISYLNQPSFQELLSQAEDKYGYDHPMGGLTIPCKEDAFLDLTSRLN
- the LOC130747574 gene encoding auxin-induced protein 15A-like, translated to MGFLLPGIRRVASKAVGVPKGYLAVYVAEKMKRFVIPISYLNQPSFQELLSQAEEKYGYDHPMGGLTIPCKEDAFLGLTSRLN
- the LOC130747568 gene encoding auxin-induced protein 6B-like, which gives rise to MGFRLLAIRRASFTSSQAASKSVKVSKGYLAVYVGEEQKRFVIPVSYLNQPSFQELLSQAEDEFGYDHPMGGLTIPCSEDVFQQITTHLNGL